A DNA window from Choloepus didactylus isolate mChoDid1 chromosome 9, mChoDid1.pri, whole genome shotgun sequence contains the following coding sequences:
- the OSGEPL1 gene encoding probable tRNA N6-adenosine threonylcarbamoyltransferase, mitochondrial isoform X1 produces MQILNKTAGVFSKPSKKKIYEFLRSFPFHPGKLFLHKLVLGIETSCDDTAAAVVDETGNVLGEAIHSQTEVHLKTGGIIPPVAQQLHRENIQQIVQEALSASRVSPSELSAIATTIKPGLALSLGVGLSFSLQLVDQFKKPFIPIHHMEAHALTIRLTNKVEFPFLVLLISGGHCLLALVQGVSDFLLLGKSLDIAPGDMLDKVARRLSLIKHPEFSTMSGGKAIEHLAKQGNKLHLEIKPPMQHVKNCDFSFSGFQSITDRIIMQKEKEEGIEKGQILSSAADIAAAVQHATACHIAKRTHRAILFCKQRGLLSQTGAVLVVSGGVASNLYIRKVLEIVTNATQCTLLCPPPRLCTDNGIMIAWNGIERLRAGLGILHDTEGIRYEPKCPLGVDISKEVGEAAIKIPHLNKMI; encoded by the exons atgcaaatattgaaTAAGACAGCAGGAgtattttccaagccatcaaaaaagaaaatttatgaatttttaagAAGTTTTCCTTTTCATCCTGGAAAACTATTTCTTCATAAATTAGTTTTGGGAATTGAAACCAGCTGTGATGATACAGCAGCTGCTGTGGTGGATGAAACTGGAAATGTGTTGGGAGAAGCAATACATTCTCAAACTGAAGTTCATTTAAA aacagGTGGGATTATTCCTCCAGTAGCTCAACAGCttcacagagaaaatattcaacaaatagttcAAGAAGCTCTCTCTGCTAGTAGAGTCTCTCCAAGTGAACTGTCAGCAATTGCAACTACCATAAAACCAGGACTTGCTTTAAGCTTGGGGGTAGGCTTATCATTTAGCTTACAACTGGTAGACCAATTTAAAAAGCCCTTCATTCCCATCCATCATATGGAGGCTCATGCACTTACCATTAGGTTGACCAATAAAGTAGAATTTCCTTTCTTGGTTCTTTTgatttctggaggtcactgtctCTTGGCATTGGTTCAAGGAGTTTCAGATTTTCTGCTTCTTGGAAAGTCTCTGGATATAGCACCAGGTGACATGCTTGACAAG GTAGCAAGAAGACTTTCTTTAATAAAACATCCAGAGTTTTCCACCATGAGTGGAGGGAAGGCTATAGAGCATTTAGCcaaacaaggaaataaattgcatttggaaatcaAACCTCCCATGCAGCATGTTAaaaattgtgatttttctttttctggatttcAAAGCATTACTGACAGAATAAtaatgcaaaaggaaaaagaggaag GTATTGAGAAGGGGCAAATCCTCTCTTCAGCTGCAGATATTGCTGCTGCAGTACAGCATGCAACAGCATGCCACATAGCGAAAAGAACACATCGTGCTATTCTGTTTTGCAAGCAGAGAGGCTTGTTATCTCAGACTGGTGCAGTACTG GTTGTCTCTGGAGGTGTTGCAAGTAACCTCTATATCCGAAAAGTTCTggaaattgtaacaaatgcaacaCAGTGCACTTTGTTGTGCCCTCCTCCCAGACTGTGCACTGACAATGGCATCATGATTGCATG GAATGGTATTGAAAGATTACGTGCTGGTTTGGGCATTTTACATGACACAGAAGGCATCCGCTATGAACCGAA ATGTCCTCTTGGAGTAGATATATCAAAAGAAGTTGGAGAAGCCGCCATAAAGATACCACATTTAAACAAGATGATTTGA
- the OSGEPL1 gene encoding probable tRNA N6-adenosine threonylcarbamoyltransferase, mitochondrial isoform X3, giving the protein MQILNKTAGVFSKPSKKKIYEFLRSFPFHPGKLFLHKLVLGIETSCDDTAAAVVDETGNVLGEAIHSQTEVHLKTGGIIPPVAQQLHRENIQQIVQEALSASRVSPSELSAIATTIKPGLALSLGVGLSFSLQLVDQFKKPFIPIHHMEAHALTIRLTNKVEFPFLVLLISGGHCLLALVQGVSDFLLLGKSLDIAPGDMLDKVARRLSLIKHPEFSTMSGGKAIEHLAKQGNKLHLEIKPPMQHVKNCDFSFSGFQSITDRIIMQKEKEEGIEKGQILSSAADIAAAVQHATACHIAKRTHRAILFCKQRGLLSQTGAVLVVSGGVASNLYIRKVLEIVTNATQCTLLCPPPRLCTDNGIMIA; this is encoded by the exons atgcaaatattgaaTAAGACAGCAGGAgtattttccaagccatcaaaaaagaaaatttatgaatttttaagAAGTTTTCCTTTTCATCCTGGAAAACTATTTCTTCATAAATTAGTTTTGGGAATTGAAACCAGCTGTGATGATACAGCAGCTGCTGTGGTGGATGAAACTGGAAATGTGTTGGGAGAAGCAATACATTCTCAAACTGAAGTTCATTTAAA aacagGTGGGATTATTCCTCCAGTAGCTCAACAGCttcacagagaaaatattcaacaaatagttcAAGAAGCTCTCTCTGCTAGTAGAGTCTCTCCAAGTGAACTGTCAGCAATTGCAACTACCATAAAACCAGGACTTGCTTTAAGCTTGGGGGTAGGCTTATCATTTAGCTTACAACTGGTAGACCAATTTAAAAAGCCCTTCATTCCCATCCATCATATGGAGGCTCATGCACTTACCATTAGGTTGACCAATAAAGTAGAATTTCCTTTCTTGGTTCTTTTgatttctggaggtcactgtctCTTGGCATTGGTTCAAGGAGTTTCAGATTTTCTGCTTCTTGGAAAGTCTCTGGATATAGCACCAGGTGACATGCTTGACAAG GTAGCAAGAAGACTTTCTTTAATAAAACATCCAGAGTTTTCCACCATGAGTGGAGGGAAGGCTATAGAGCATTTAGCcaaacaaggaaataaattgcatttggaaatcaAACCTCCCATGCAGCATGTTAaaaattgtgatttttctttttctggatttcAAAGCATTACTGACAGAATAAtaatgcaaaaggaaaaagaggaag GTATTGAGAAGGGGCAAATCCTCTCTTCAGCTGCAGATATTGCTGCTGCAGTACAGCATGCAACAGCATGCCACATAGCGAAAAGAACACATCGTGCTATTCTGTTTTGCAAGCAGAGAGGCTTGTTATCTCAGACTGGTGCAGTACTG GTTGTCTCTGGAGGTGTTGCAAGTAACCTCTATATCCGAAAAGTTCTggaaattgtaacaaatgcaacaCAGTGCACTTTGTTGTGCCCTCCTCCCAGACTGTGCACTGACAATGGCATCATGATTGCATG A
- the OSGEPL1 gene encoding probable tRNA N6-adenosine threonylcarbamoyltransferase, mitochondrial isoform X2 has translation MQILNKTAGVFSKPSKKKIYEFLRSFPFHPGKLFLHKLVLGIETSCDDTAAAVVDETGNVLGEAIHSQTEVHLKTGGIIPPVAQQLHRENIQQIVQEALSASRVSPSELSAIATTIKPGLALSLGVGLSFSLQLVDQFKKPFIPIHHMEAHALTIRLTNKVEFPFLVLLISGGHCLLALVQGVSDFLLLGKSLDIAPGDMLDKVARRLSLIKHPEFSTMSGGKAIEHLAKQGNKLHLEIKPPMQHVKNCDFSFSGFQSITDRIIMQKEKEEGIEKGQILSSAADIAAAVQHATACHIAKRTHRAILFCKQRGLLSQTGAVLVVSGGVASNLYIRKVLEIVTNATQCTLLCPPPRLCTDNGIMIACSQFLFGIICHPPEKLPIIFLVVQLCWQQVLSAL, from the exons atgcaaatattgaaTAAGACAGCAGGAgtattttccaagccatcaaaaaagaaaatttatgaatttttaagAAGTTTTCCTTTTCATCCTGGAAAACTATTTCTTCATAAATTAGTTTTGGGAATTGAAACCAGCTGTGATGATACAGCAGCTGCTGTGGTGGATGAAACTGGAAATGTGTTGGGAGAAGCAATACATTCTCAAACTGAAGTTCATTTAAA aacagGTGGGATTATTCCTCCAGTAGCTCAACAGCttcacagagaaaatattcaacaaatagttcAAGAAGCTCTCTCTGCTAGTAGAGTCTCTCCAAGTGAACTGTCAGCAATTGCAACTACCATAAAACCAGGACTTGCTTTAAGCTTGGGGGTAGGCTTATCATTTAGCTTACAACTGGTAGACCAATTTAAAAAGCCCTTCATTCCCATCCATCATATGGAGGCTCATGCACTTACCATTAGGTTGACCAATAAAGTAGAATTTCCTTTCTTGGTTCTTTTgatttctggaggtcactgtctCTTGGCATTGGTTCAAGGAGTTTCAGATTTTCTGCTTCTTGGAAAGTCTCTGGATATAGCACCAGGTGACATGCTTGACAAG GTAGCAAGAAGACTTTCTTTAATAAAACATCCAGAGTTTTCCACCATGAGTGGAGGGAAGGCTATAGAGCATTTAGCcaaacaaggaaataaattgcatttggaaatcaAACCTCCCATGCAGCATGTTAaaaattgtgatttttctttttctggatttcAAAGCATTACTGACAGAATAAtaatgcaaaaggaaaaagaggaag GTATTGAGAAGGGGCAAATCCTCTCTTCAGCTGCAGATATTGCTGCTGCAGTACAGCATGCAACAGCATGCCACATAGCGAAAAGAACACATCGTGCTATTCTGTTTTGCAAGCAGAGAGGCTTGTTATCTCAGACTGGTGCAGTACTG GTTGTCTCTGGAGGTGTTGCAAGTAACCTCTATATCCGAAAAGTTCTggaaattgtaacaaatgcaacaCAGTGCACTTTGTTGTGCCCTCCTCCCAGACTGTGCACTGACAATGGCATCATGATTGCATG